A region of Carassius gibelio isolate Cgi1373 ecotype wild population from Czech Republic chromosome B11, carGib1.2-hapl.c, whole genome shotgun sequence DNA encodes the following proteins:
- the LOC127967811 gene encoding uncharacterized protein LOC127967811 isoform X2, translating to MLSNWRTRRSGFLCSQGRRKNFILLTHMCMMIPSILHYTTECSILEQQIDGETLLGLKERMVERLFPVMKHQVTFMKELNKLKNLETEVPQISCTRQEPCENEGSFVAQPWPAVYNLPVFPPELQAALQRKDPGFKKKDKSHIRALLIQVLFDSITKHTWYPNHKMYGDVLGSLITRFPFLKDGSSSGYDTLLECLRNKFKKERIPLVSSSIVLQMKEKYGIKRKCAGQTDSEELGQQQEASSVQ from the exons ATGCTTTCAAATTGGAGGACCAGAAGGAGTGGATTCTTGTGCAGCCAGGGGAGGAGAAAGAATTTCATCCTCTTGACACATATGTGCATGATGATACCAAGTATATTACATTATACCACAGAGTGCAGTATTCTAG agcAACAAATTGATGGAGAGACTCTGCTGGGTCTCAAAGAAAGGATGGTGGAAAGACTTTTTCCTGTAATGAAACATCAGGTGACATTTATGAAGGAGCTTAATAAGTTAAAAAA CCTGGAAACTGAAGTGCCTCAAATATCTTGTACTCG ACAAGAACCCTGTGAGAATGAGGGCTCATTTGTTGCCCAACCTTGGCCAGCAGTATACAACCTGCCTGTCTTTCCCCCTGAACTGCAAGCAGCTTTGCAGAGGAAGGATCCCGGCTTTAAGAAGAAGGACAAGTCCCACATCCGTGCATTACTGATTCAAGTGTTGTTTGACAGCATCACTAAGCACACCTG GTACCCAAATCATAAAATGTATGGAGATGTTCTGGGGAGTTTGATCACCCGCTTTCCATTTTTGAAGGATGGCAGCTCCTCTGGTTAT GATACCTTGTTGGAATGCCttagaaacaaatttaaaaaagaaaggattCCCTTGGTTAGCTCATCGATCGTCCTGCAAATGAAGGAGAAGTATGGGATTAAAAGGAAGTGTGCTGGACAAACAGATTCGGAGGAACTTGGTCAACAACAAGAGGCAAGTTCAGTTCAATAA